The sequence CCGCGTCGATGCTCGCGGCGTCCAGCGGTTGACCGTACCGATCCTGGAAGGACCCGAGCTTCCTCCCGCACATGCGCGGTCCGCGAAAGACCGTGATCGAACCCGCGAAGCTGTCGGGGACCATGAGGTTGCCGGCCGCGTCGACACTAACCCTGTCGGCAAAGCCGATTCCGTTGACCTTGCAGTATGGCCTCGGGCGACCGCTCTTGCTGCGATAGCCCAAGATCTCCGCGCGCGACGGGCTCGTGTGCAGATCGACGTAGAGGCCGTCGCGCGCTACGTTCGCAAGAGATAGTTGCCGGGGCGCCGCGGCCTGTGGCGTCCCCGGGTTTGGGATCGACGCACGGTAAGAGCAGCCTGACAATATCGGAGCGGCCACGATTAGCGCAACCGCTAGTCGGTACGGATACAAAAACGTCATCCGCTTCGCTTCGGCCGCGACGGCGCCGTTCCATGGTTCGCTACGCCGAGTGGGACCGCGCTTTGCGGGGCCGAACAGCGAGGCGTGAGCGTGTTGTGCCGCCCCTCCAGCTCGCCGCGCGTGCTCATCGTCGGGGCTGGGCCAACGGGGCTCGTGCTGGCGCTGAACCTGGCGCGGCGCGGCGTGCCGTTCCGGATCGTCGCCGACGCCGGCGGCCCGGGCCAGCGGTCGCGCGCGATGGTCGTTCAGGCGCGCACGCTGGAGTTCTATCGCCAGCTGGGGTTCGCGGAGGAGATCGTCGACGAGGGAATCGTCGTTCCGCATCTGCACCTGCGCGAGGCGAGCGGGGACGGGCGCCTGCGCGAGATGGTCAGACTGAACTTCACTGATCTCGGCGACGGCATCAGCCCGTATCCCTTTGCGCTCACCTATCCGCAAGACGATCACGAGCGCTTCCTGATCAAGAAGCTGGCGGCGGCGGGGATCGACGTCGAGTGGAACACCAAGCTTACCGCGTTGCCACGCATGGACGAGGGGAGCGTCGTGGCAACGCTGGTTGGTCCGCGCGGAAGCGAGCAGCTCGAGGTCGACTACCTGTGTGGCTGCGACGGCGCGCACTCGGCCGTGCGCACGGCGCTGGGACTTGGTTTTGCCGGCAAGACCTACGACCGGCTCTTCTTCGTGTGCGACGCAAAGGTCGATGCGCCGTTCGATCACGATCTCTACGTGACGCTCGGCGAGCGCGCTCTGGTGCTGATTTTCGCCGTGCGATCGACCGGCATGCGGCGCCTGATCGGCTTGATTCCAAGCGGACTCTCGGAGAGCGACACCGTGACGTTCGAGAGCATTCGCGGATACGTCGAGCCGCTGTTGGGAGTGCACGTCACCGAGGTAAACTGGTTTGCGACCTACCGCGTGCACCATCGGGTCGCGGAGCGCTTCCGGTCCGGTCGCGTCTTCATCCTCGGGGACGCGGCGCACATCCACAGCCCCGCCGGCGGACAGGGCATGAATACCGGAATCGGCGACGCGACGAACCTCGGGTGGAAGCTGGCGGACGCGGTCACCGGGCGCGCCGCCCAGACCATCCTGGACTCGTTCGAAGAAGAACGCATCGGCTTCGCGCGCGCCTTAGTGGCGACGACGGACCGCGCGTTCACTGCCATCGTCGCGCCCGGGGGGCGCGGTCAGGCGACTCGGCGCATCCTCGCGCCATTGCTGCTGGCCGCGGGTACTCGTCTTACATCCGTGCGCCGGCTGTTCTTCCGCGTCGTCTCGCAGACGCAGATCCACTATCCCCATTCGAGCCTGAGCGACGGCAAAGCCGCCGGCATTCGCGGCGGCGATCGGCTGCCGTGGGTCGCGAGCCTCGATAACTTCGCGCCGCTGCGGTCGCTGGACTGGCAGGTGCACGTGTACGGCAATGCCGGGCCGCAAATTACCGCAGCGGCCGAGCGCCGCGGCGTCCCGGTGCATGCGTTTGCCTGGGATACCGGCGCGCGCAGCGTAGGCCTGGCGCAAAACGCGGCGTACCTCGTTCGGCCCGACGGTTACGTCGCGCTGGCGCTCGACGGGGACGACGGCGCACGCTTCCGGTCGTATGCGGATCGGATCGGGCTCGTCAAAGTTCCGGCGAGCGGCCCAGCGCTCTAGCGCGGTCGACCATCTCGCGCA is a genomic window of Candidatus Binatia bacterium containing:
- a CDS encoding FAD-dependent monooxygenase, which produces MSVLCRPSSSPRVLIVGAGPTGLVLALNLARRGVPFRIVADAGGPGQRSRAMVVQARTLEFYRQLGFAEEIVDEGIVVPHLHLREASGDGRLREMVRLNFTDLGDGISPYPFALTYPQDDHERFLIKKLAAAGIDVEWNTKLTALPRMDEGSVVATLVGPRGSEQLEVDYLCGCDGAHSAVRTALGLGFAGKTYDRLFFVCDAKVDAPFDHDLYVTLGERALVLIFAVRSTGMRRLIGLIPSGLSESDTVTFESIRGYVEPLLGVHVTEVNWFATYRVHHRVAERFRSGRVFILGDAAHIHSPAGGQGMNTGIGDATNLGWKLADAVTGRAAQTILDSFEEERIGFARALVATTDRAFTAIVAPGGRGQATRRILAPLLLAAGTRLTSVRRLFFRVVSQTQIHYPHSSLSDGKAAGIRGGDRLPWVASLDNFAPLRSLDWQVHVYGNAGPQITAAAERRGVPVHAFAWDTGARSVGLAQNAAYLVRPDGYVALALDGDDGARFRSYADRIGLVKVPASGPAL